One Gaiella occulta genomic region harbors:
- a CDS encoding sensor histidine kinase, with protein sequence MPGSLRFRLPALFLLGIVLAGVVAAAISLRLFQTYTRTQSVQELRREASGLSQLYADAALRAADEGSAAIDFAASKLELATGDRIFYIGASLFPGQDSGLPRLAESAVPSRVSALRETVTFEFTPPGSGRPYLAASAPVRLEPESDALGAIIVAKPRTELRDQWLPLVGRLAAAFAVGAVLSGLLSWWLSRRITGPVLALSGAADEIADGNYAVRVPVSQGGDEISHLAERFNEMAARLAATEERERQFLMSVSHELRTPLTAIKGHVDALRDGLVADPELVQASLDVVAAETVRLERLVGDVLDLAKLNAHRFTVHAQEVHMGALVEQAYATFGEEARRREIDYRLSGTDEAPTIVTDGDRVLQVISNLLANAFRWTPDGGLIELAAAAAGGRVAVEVRDSGPGIQPAERERIFVPFISRDTTGTGLGLPIARELAVALGGQIELESDVGRGSCFRLVLPAVRP encoded by the coding sequence GTGCCCGGGTCGCTGCGCTTCCGCCTGCCGGCCCTGTTCCTGCTGGGGATCGTGCTCGCCGGCGTCGTCGCCGCTGCCATCTCGTTGCGGCTGTTCCAGACCTACACGCGCACCCAGTCGGTGCAGGAGCTGCGACGCGAGGCCTCGGGCCTCTCGCAACTCTACGCGGATGCGGCGCTGCGGGCCGCCGACGAAGGCTCGGCTGCGATCGACTTCGCCGCGTCGAAGCTGGAGCTGGCGACGGGCGACAGGATCTTCTACATCGGCGCCTCGCTGTTCCCCGGGCAGGACTCGGGCCTGCCGCGCCTCGCCGAGTCCGCGGTGCCGTCGCGGGTGTCGGCGCTGCGCGAGACGGTCACGTTCGAGTTCACGCCGCCGGGAAGCGGCCGGCCGTACCTCGCCGCCTCGGCCCCGGTGCGCCTGGAGCCGGAGAGCGACGCGCTCGGCGCGATCATCGTCGCCAAGCCGCGCACCGAGCTGCGCGACCAGTGGCTGCCGCTCGTCGGGCGCCTCGCCGCCGCGTTCGCCGTCGGCGCGGTGCTCTCCGGCCTCCTCTCGTGGTGGCTCTCGAGGCGGATCACGGGGCCCGTGCTCGCGCTCTCGGGCGCCGCCGACGAGATCGCGGACGGCAACTACGCGGTGCGCGTTCCCGTCTCCCAGGGAGGCGACGAGATCAGCCACCTGGCGGAGCGCTTCAACGAGATGGCGGCCCGGCTCGCGGCCACCGAGGAGCGCGAGCGCCAGTTCCTGATGTCCGTCTCGCACGAGCTGCGCACGCCGCTGACCGCGATCAAGGGGCACGTCGACGCCCTGCGCGACGGGCTCGTCGCCGACCCGGAGCTCGTGCAGGCGTCCCTCGACGTCGTCGCCGCGGAGACGGTGCGCCTCGAGCGGCTCGTCGGAGACGTGCTCGACCTCGCCAAGCTCAACGCGCACCGGTTCACCGTCCATGCCCAGGAGGTGCACATGGGCGCCCTCGTCGAGCAGGCGTACGCCACGTTCGGCGAGGAGGCGCGCAGGCGAGAGATCGACTACCGATTGTCGGGCACGGACGAGGCGCCGACGATCGTCACCGACGGCGACCGCGTGCTGCAGGTGATCTCGAACCTGCTCGCGAACGCGTTCCGCTGGACGCCGGACGGCGGCCTGATCGAGCTCGCAGCCGCAGCGGCAGGCGGCCGCGTCGCGGTCGAGGTGCGCGATTCCGGGCCCGGTATCCAGCCGGCCGAGCGGGAGCGGATCTTCGTCCCGTTCATCTCGCGCGACACCACCGGGACGGGACTCGGACTGCCCATCGCGCGCGAGCTCGCGGTCGCGCTCGGCGGGCAGATCGAGCTCGAGTCCGACGTCGGGCGGGGCAGCTGCTTCCGGCTCGTCCTGCCCGCCGTGCGCCCCTGA